The Microbacterium sp. LKL04 sequence TCGAGCTCATGGGGGTGCCCACTAGGCTGTCCGCGTGACATCCGAGCCCCCGGCTTCCCCCACCCGTCGCACGTACAGCTTCCTCGGCCCCGCAGGCACCTTCACCGAAGCCGCCCTCGCGCAGGTCCCAGAAGCGCGCGACCAGAACTGGCGACCCGTCCGCAACGTCGGCGAGGCTCTCGCCGACGTGATCGAGGGCCGATCGGATGCGGCGATGATCGCGATCGAGAACTCCGTCGACGGCGGCGTCTCGACCACGCAGGACGCGCTCGCCACCGTTGCGGGTCTGCGGATCGTGGGGGAGTACCTCGTCCCCGTCGAGTTCGTGCTGGTCGCGAAGCCGGGCGTCCGCCTCGAGGACGTCTCGGTCATCGCCGCTCACCCCGTCGCGTACGCGCAGTGCCTCACGTGGCTGACCAGCGCGCTGCCGGAGCACTCGCACATCCCGGCGACCAGCAACGTCGCGGCGGCCGTCGGCATCGTCGATGGCACGATCACCGCGGATGCCGCGATCGCGCCGCCCGGCATCCTCTCCCTCCACGACCTCGAGCTCCTCGCCGAGAAGATCGGCGACAACGCGCACGCCGTGACGCGCTTCGTGCTCGTGAGCCGTACTGCGCCGCCGCCCGCACCGACCGGGGCGGACAAGACCTCGCTCATCGTCGAGCTCCCCGAGGATCACCCGGGTGCCCTGCTCGAGCTCCTCGAGCAGTTCGCCACCCGCGGGATCAACCTGTCGCTGCTGGCCTCGCGCCCGATCGGCGACGAGCTCGGTCGCTACCGATTCGTCATCGACGCCGATGGACACATCGAGGACGAGCGCATGGCCGACGCCCTCCTGGGCCTGCGCCGTTTCTCGCCGCGCGTCCTCTACCTCGGGTCGTACCCGCGCGCCGACCGCGCGATCGTCCGCTACCCGGAGCGGTACTCCGACGAGGTGTTCGTCGAGGCGCGCGACTGGCTGCGAGGTCTCGTCTCGGGCGAGCCCGAGGCCTGAGCCGGTCCGCAACTCCTCAAAGACCCGCGGCCCGCTGCTCGCGGAACCGGTTGCGTCCGTTTTTCGGGCTCGATTTCGAGGAGTTACCGTCGGGGGCCCGCGGCCCGCGACGACTGCGTCAGGCGGCGAGGAGCTCCAGCGTGCGGATCCGCGAGGGCGCGGCATCCATCGGCTCCGCCTCGGTCGCACCGGCGACGGGCGAGACCATGACCTCGTCGACGCCGTGACGAGCAGCGAACTCGGCGAGGCGCGTGCGGACCTCCGGCCCGGTCCCGACGAACCAGCGCGACATCATCGCGTCGAAGACGGGGGCGGCGAGGGAATCGGATGCCTCTGCGGCGGCTGCCTGCTCGACAGTCTCGAGGGCCGTCAGCGGCTTGCCGCCGCGCAGCCGCGCCATCATGCGTGCCTGCGGGAGGGCCGCGGCGCGCGCCTCGTCGTCGGTGTCTGCGACGACCGCGTTGGCCGTGACGAAGGTCCGGGGTGCCGCGAGCGTCTCGGACGGCTGGAACTGCCCGCGGTACAGGTCGAGCGCGCGCTCGAGGCCGTCGCCCGAGAAGTGGTTGGCGAAGACGTACGGCAGGCCCATGCCGGCGGCGAGCTGGGCGGAGTAGTCGCTCGATCCGAGCAACCACACCTCGGGCGCGCTCGTCGAGGCGGGTGTGGCGGTCACGGTGTAGGTGCCGCCCGAGGTGAACCGCAGCGTCGCGCCCTCCGCCGACACCAGCGAGCGGATGTCGGTGACGTGGTTCGGGAAGCGCTCCACGTCGCTCGTGGTCCCCGACTGGCGCAGCAGCTGCGTGATGACCGGGTCCGACCCGGGCGCGCGCCCGATGCCGAGGTCGATGCGACCGGGCGCGAGGGCTTCGAGCGCCGCGAACTGCTCGGCGACGACGAGGGGGGAGTGGTTGGGGAGCATGACGCCGCCGGAGCCGACCCGGATGCGGCGGGTCCGCGAGGCGGTCGCGGCGATGAGAACCGGGGGTGTCGTCGAGGCGACGGCCGGCATGTTGTGGTGTTCCGCGAACCAGTAGCGCTGGTAGCCGAGGTCGTCTGCGCGCTGTGCGAGGGCGATCGAGGCGGCGATCGCCTGGCTGCTGGTCTGCCCCGTGCGGACGGGGACGAGGTCGAGAACGGAAAGGGCCGGGGTCGCGATGCTCATAACGAACACTGCAACCCCGGCCGCGGGCGGCGCATTCCGCGCCGCCTTCGATTCAGCGGGCGATGCGCACGGCGCCGGAGGTCCGGCTCACCGTGTCGTAGCCGCTGAGGCTGCCCGTGATGCGCACCGACAGGCGGTCACCACGGTCGCCCCGGGCGACCGAGTACGACGCCTTGGTCGCGCCGGCGATCGCCCTGCCGTTGTTCAGCCACTGGTACGACAGCCGCGTTCCCTCGGTCCACGCGCCGGCACGGGCGGTCAGCGTCTTGCCGACCTTGGCCGAGCCGGTGACGGTCGGCGTCGACGCGCGGAGGGTGCCCTTCGCGACCTTCGTCGTCGCAGCCGAGGTCTTCGCCGCGGTCGTGTACCCCGACTGGGTGCCGGTCACCCGCACCGAGATGCGGGTTCCGGCGTCGGCGGCCGTCAGCCGGTGCGTCGCGGTGACCGCACCGCGGATCGGCGAGCCGTCGCGCATCCACTGGTACGCGAACGCTGTGCCCTTCGTCCACGTGCCGGGCTTCGTCGTCAGCGTCGCGCCGACCTTCGCCGAGCCCGACACCGTCGGCGTGCCGACGGTCAGAGCGGCGGGCGCCACCGTGACCGTGCGGTCGACGCGCGCGCGGTTGCCTGCGGCATCCTTCACGACGTAGCGGAGGGTGTACGTGCCGAGCTTCTTCGTGTCGACCGTGCCGCGGACCGACAGCTCGGCGGTGAGGTCGCCGTCGACCGCGTCGCGCGCGGTCACGCCGGCGAGAGCGTCGAAGGTCGATCCGAAGCTGACGGTGGTGGATGCCGGGACGCTGATCTCGGGCTTCACGAAGTCCTCGCGCAGGCCCGCCTCGCGGAAGTGCGTCGAGTGCATGCCGAACGAGTCCTTCAGGTGCGGCATCCAGCAGGCGTCGTTGTGTCGGCCCTCGGGGTAGACGGCCCACGTGTGGGGCACGCCCTTGTCGGTGAGGATCGTGTTCATCGAGCGTGCGGCGTCATCGAAGCGGTACTCGTCGAACTCGCACGCGTCGAAGTAGAGGTCGAACTTCTTCAGCTGCTTCGCGGTCATGTCGCCGGCCTGCTTGAGCGGCGTGGGAAGGGCGGAGCCGGAGTAGCTCAGCGAACCGATGTGCGAAGCGATGGAGGAGAACATCCCGGGGTTCGAGAGTCCGAGCGACCAGGCGCCGAAGCCACCCATCGACACACCCGTCAGGGCGCGGAAGTCGCGGCCCTCGAGGGTGCGGTACTCCTTGTCGACGAGGGGCACCATCTCGGTGAGGAACATGCTGCGCCACGGCGTGCCGCCGTTCGGCTGGTCGGAATACCAGAGCGATTCGCCGTCGGGCATGATGACGATCGATTCGGCGAGGCCCTGCTTCCAGAGGCCGTCGAGGACGTCGTCGATGTCGCGCGGTTCCCACTCGCGGCTGCCGCCGTTGATGCCGTGCAGCAGATAGACGACCGGGTATTCGCGGTTCGGCTCGCTCAGGTAGGACGGGGGCAGGTAGGTCGCGAACTCGCGCGGCTGACCCTCGAGGTCGGAATCCACCGTCTCGCGGAAGAACCGGGAATCGTTGCCGGTCTCGCGGAGCGTGGTCCCGTCGATGTGGAGGAACTGCTGGGATGCCGGCTGGAAGGTGTACGGCTCGCCGTCACGCGTGCCCGTGATCGTCCGGTTGGTGTCGACGACGAGGGCGCCGTCCTCGCCGGTGACGACCTCGACCTCGCTGTCGGTGAGGGTGAGGGAGCCCGACTCCTTCATCCAGTCGCGCAGCTCGCGGGCGCGCCGGTCCTTCGACCGGCCGTCGTGGAAGTAGCTCTTGTCGAGCGTCTTCAGGTACGCGTCGACATCGCCGGCCGCGAGAGCGGTCTTCTGCGCCTCGAGGACATCCGCCACGGCGGCCGACTGCGCGGCCGAGGCGCGGGGCCCGGTGATGCCGTAGACGTTCGCGCGGACGGCATCCTTCGAGTAGATCCCGACGGGTCCTTCGTACCAGCCGCCGCCGCCGTTCATGTCGTACAGGCGCACCGCGAGGGTGTTCTCGCCGCCGAAGTTCGGTGCGTCGGCCGGAACGGGGTAGAGACGCTTCTCGAACCACTGGCTGCTGGCAGCCGGCGGCATCGTGCCCGAACCGCCGATCCGCGTGCCGTTGAGGTAGGCCTCGTCGACGTCGTCGAGGAAGCCGAGCGATGCGACGAGGTTCGTGCCCGCGGCATCCGGAGGCAAGGTGAAGGTCAGGCGGTACCAGCCGAACCCGTCGTAGTCGTCGAAGGGGGTGCCGTCGCCGGGGACGGTGATGTCCTGCCAGGACGAGTCGTCGAAGTCCGGCGAGGCGTAGGACGGGTCGTCGCCCTTCGCGAACTTCCAGGTGCCCCCGAGGTCGAGCGACACGCTGGTACCCGGCGATGTCGTGGCGCTGGCTGCGGGGGAGATCGGCTGGGCCGAGGGAGCGGCCAGCGCGGGGGTGGCGATGCAGAGCGACGTCGCGACGGCTGCCGCGGCGGTGATGGCGGCCAGACGGCGCCGTCGAGGGACGTGAGAATTCACGGACTCCTACTTCCTTGTGGGATGCCGGGCGTCGCTGCCCGGTGTGACTGTGCACGTTCACGGAGGTGGTGATGGATCCGCTGTGAACGTGCACACAGAGTGGCACCGCATCATCCGCGATGTCAACGCACAGCGCACGACGTGCGCATATGTGCACGCGTCGGGCGTCAGGCCATCAGGCGTCAGGCGGAGTCGCGCCAGACCACGGGACATTCGAGCACGCGTCCGCTCGTGCCGGGGTCCTCACCGCGAAGCTGGCGCAGCACGGACTCCGCTGCCGCCCGACCGAGCTCGCCGGCGGGCTGGTGCACGGTCGACAGCGGCGGATCGCACCGGAGGGCCCAGGAGCTGTCGTCGAATCCGACGATGCCGACGTCCTCCGGTACGACACGGCCGGCTGCCTGCAGGACGTCCATCGCTCCGGCGGCGACGGCGTCGCTCGACGCGAAGACGCCGTCGATGTCGGGTGCACGCTCGAGCAGTGCACGCATGCCCTCCTGCCCGTCGGAGTAGGAGTACAGGGGCACCCGCTCGACGAGCTGCGGGTCGAATCTGTTGCCGAGGGCGTCGACGAAACCGGCGAGACGGTCCGAGCCCGAGTCGCGGTCGAGGGCGGAGGCGATCATCCCGATGCGCCGACGTCCCGTGGCCGCGAGCCGGTTCGTGATCTCGCGCGCGGCCCCGCGGTTGTCGATCGCGACGTAGGCGGCGTCGCCGATGTCGCGGGGGTGGCCGACGAAAGCGGCGGGCAGGCCGAGGTCGGCGACCGCACGGGTGATCGGGTCGCCCACGCGTGCCGAGACGATGATGACGCCGTCGATCAGGCCGCCACTCAGGTATCGGGCGAGGCGTTCGATGTCGCGGGTGGTGTCGGCGATCATGAACGACAGCTGGTAGTCCGCCTCGGACAGCGCCGCATTCGCGCCGAGAAGGATCGAGCCGATGTTCGGATCCTCGACGAAGAGCGAGTGGGGCTCGTGGACGATCAGGCCGATGGCTTGCGAGCTCTGCATGACGAGGCTGCGCGCGGCACGGTTGGGGACGAAGCCCACCTTGGCGATCGCGGCCTCGATGGCCTCACGCGCCTCGTTCGAGACGTAGGGCTGGCCGTTCAGCACGCGGCTCACCGTTCCGCGCGAGACCCCGGCTTCGGTGGCCACATCCTTGACGGTCGCGCGACGGCGCCGGCCGATGACATCCGTGCGGTCGTTGCTCACGCGCTCATCGTATGTGCACGCACACACGCTCCGTGCGCCCGCTGGTAAGCGAGTCGCAGGTCCAGGGATACCGCCTCTGCCGCCGATTCGCGGGAGAACGGGTGTCGCGCCCACCCGTGTTGACATCGGGGATTCGCTCTGCCTACTCTGTACACGTTCACAGAGCCTCAACGCGGAGGAACACCGCTTGATCCTGTGCACGTTCACAGGATCCAAGAGGAGAACATGTCGGTCCCCGCCCGCCCCTTCGCGCACGACGGCATCGCGTTCGGTTGTGATTACAACCCCGAACAGTGGACGCCCGACGTCTGGGATGAGGACATCGCGCTCATGCGCGAAGCCGGAGTCGACCTGGTCGCGATCAACATCTTCGGCTGGGCGCACATCGAGCCCCGTGCCGGTCAGTACGACTTCGCCCGCCTCGACGACATCATCGGCCGGCTGCACGCGGCCGGCATCCGCATCAACCTCGGCACCGGTACCGCCTCCACCCCCGCCTGGCTGACGACCGCCCACCCCGAGATCCTCCCCGTGGTCGAGGACGGCACGCGCCGCTACCCGGGTGGGCGTCAGGCGTGGTGCCCGAGTTCGCCCGTCTACCGCCAGGCCGCCCTCGCGCTCGTGGACGCCGTCGCCGCCCGCTACGGCTCGCACCCCGCGATCGCGCTCTGGCACGTGTCGAACGAGCTCGGCTGCCACAACGCGCTCTGCCACTGCGACGAGAGCGCCGCCGCGTTCCGCGTCTGGCTGCAGGCCCGTTACGGCACCGTCGAGGCCGTGAACCGAGCGTGGGGCACCGCGTTCTGGAGCCAGACCTACTACGAGTGGGACGAGATCCTCACTCCCAAGGCGACCCTGTCCAGCCGCAACCCGGGGCAGATGCTCGACTTCCACCGCTTCAGCAGCGACGCCCTTCTCGCGCACTACCGTGCCGAGGCGGAGGCCATCCGCGCCCACAGCGAGATCGCGATCACCACGAACTTCATGGTGACCGCGCACATCGAGAACCTCGACTACTGGTCGTGGGCGGGCGAGATGGACGTCATCGCGAACGATCACTACCTCGACCACCGACTCGGCGACCCGCGGTCCGAACTCGCGTTCGCCGCGGACCTCTCGCGCGGTCTCGCGCAGGGGTCTCCGTGGATCCTCATGGAGCACTCGACCGGCGCCGTCAACTGGCAGCCGCTGAACAAGCCCAAGGCTGCCGGTGAGATGATCCGCAACTCGCTGACCCACGTCGCACGCGGCGCCGACGGCGTCTGCTTCTTCCAGTGGCGCGCCTCGGTGCAGGGGAGCGAGAAGTTCCACTCCGCGATGCTTCCCCACGCCGGCACCGACTCCGCCGTGTGGCGCGAGGTCGTCGAGCTCGGCGGGATCGTCGACCGCCTCGGCGAGGTCGCAGGCTCCCGCGTCGAGTCCGACATCGCGTTCCTCTTCTCGTGGGAGTCCTGGTGGGCGACCCAGAGCGAGACCCGCCCGAGCCAGGCGTTCGGCTACCTCGAGCAGGTGCACGCCTCGTACCGTGCCCTGCACGCGAACGGCCTCACCGTCGACGTCGTGGCCCCCGGCTCGGACCTCTCCGGCTACCGCATGGTCGTCGTCCCGGGCGTCCACCTCATGACCGAAGCGGATGCCGCGGTCCTGACCGCGTGGATCGCCGCCGGCGGCACCGCACTCGTCACCTTCTCGACCGCCATCGTCGACGAGAACGACCGGGTCTACACCGGCGGCTACGCGGGTCCGCTCCGCGAGGCCCTCGGCCTGCACATCGAGGAGTTCGCCCCCGTCGCGTCCGAGGTGTCGCTGACCCTGAGCGACGGATCGACGGCACGGCTGTGGTCCGAGCGGTCCCGCACCACCACGGCCGAGGCCCAGGCATCCTTCACCGACGGCCCCGCCGCGGGGATGCCGGCGCTCACCCGCAACGCCTGGGGCGAGGGTGCCGCGTGGTACCTCGCCACCGTTCCCAGCGACGCCGACTACCGTGACCTGGTCACGCGTCTCGCCGACGAGGCCGGAGTCGCTCCGGCCGCCGTCGTCGAGCCCCGTTCGCGCGACCTCGAGATCGTCCGCCGACGCGGGGAGCTCGCGTCCTATCTCTTCGTGATCAACCACGGCGAGACCGATGTCCACGTCGACTCCGACGGCGTGGACCTCGTGACCGGCACGCCCGTCGCCGGTCGCGCCACCGTGCCCGCCGGCGCGGTGCGCATCATCAGAGAGGAGGCGGCTGCATGACCGCCACGGAAGTCCTCGTGACGCGTTCGTCGGCCAAGCCGCCGCGCGCGAAGCGGATCCCGCGGGCCAAGACCCCGCACAAGGGGGCGATCGCGGTCTTCCTGGGACCGTTCGGTATCCTCTTCGCCCTCTTCTATCTGCTGCCGATCGGCTATGCCATCTGGCAGTCGCTGCTGGTCGTCCAGCGCGACGGTCTCTACGGCGAGCCCACCGAGGTGTTCGGCGGACTGACGCAGTACATCCAGGTGTTCCAGAACGCGCCGTTCTGGGAGTCCGTCGGTCGGGTGCTGCTGTTCGGGGTCGTCCAGGTGCCGGTCATGCTGGGCCTCGCGCTGCTGTTCGCGCTGCTGCTGGACTCGCCGGTCCTCAAGGGCAAGCGGTTCTTCCGTCTCGCCTTCTTCGCGCCCTACGCCGTTCCCGGTGTCATCGCGGCGATCATGTGGGGCTTCCTGTACTCGCCGAACCTGTCGCCGTTCACGGGCCTGACGAACTCGGTCGACTTCCTCTCGCCCGAGATGGTCCTCTGGTCGATCGCCAACGTCGTGACGTGGGTCTTCGTGGGCTACAACATGCTCATCATCTACTCGGCCCTCCTCGCGATCCCCGCCGAGGTCTACGAGGCCGCGCGCCTCGACGGTGCCGGGCAGATCCGCATCGCCTGGTCGATCAAGATCCCGATGGTGGCCCCCGCCATCATCCTCACGGCCGTGTTCTCGATCATCGGCACGCTGCAGCTGCTGGCCGAGCCGCAGGTCTTCCGCTCGTTCAGCACGGCGGTCTCGTCCACGTTCACGCCGAACATGACGATCTACGCGACCAGCTCGGTGCCGAACCCGTACCTCGCGGCGGCCTTCTCGGTCGTGCTGGCGCTCGCCACCTGCGTCCTGTCGTTCGCGTTCTTGAAGCTCACCCAGCGGAAGGCCGAGCAATGAGCCTCCTCACCCGTACCAACGGCGCCCTGGCGACCGACCTCCCGAAGACCCGCGGTCCGCGGGAGTCAATCCTCTCGCGCGGCGCAGCCCTGCTCATCATGGGGATCTTCACGCTGTACTTCCTCGTGCCGATCTGGTGGCTGTTCATCGCCTCCTCGAAGGACCGTGGTCAGCTGCTGACGACCAACCCGCTGTGGTTCGCCGACTGGAACCTGTTCGCCAACATCGGCGACCTCATCTCCTACAACAACGGGATCTACTTCCGCTGGCTGCTCAACAGCCTGGGGTACGCGGGTCTCGGCGCTCTGCTGGCGACCGTGTTCGCCGGCATGGCGGGCTATGCCCTCGGCAAGTACCGGTTCCGTGGTCGTGAGGCGTTCTTCAACATCGTCCTCGGTGGCGTGCTCGTCCCGGCGACCGCGCTCGCACTGCCCCTGTTCCTCCTGTTCAGCCAGGTGAACCTGACCAACACGTTCTGGGCGGTCCTCCTGCCGAGCATCGTGAGTCCCTTCGGCGTCTACCTCGCGCGCATCTACGCGTCGTCGTCGGTGCCCGACGAGCTCATCGAGGCCGCGCGCCTCGACGGTTCGGGTGAGGTCAGAACGTTCTTCACGGTCTCGACGCGGCTCATGGCGCCGGCTCTCGTGACGGTGTTCCTCTTCCAGTTCGTGTCCATCTGGAACAACTTCTTCCTGCCGCTGATCATGCTCCGCAGCCAGGACCTGTTCCCCGTCACCTACGGGCTCTACACGTGGAACACGCAGCTCAACCAGATCCCCGAGCTGCGCACCTACGTCCTGGTCGGCGCCTTCCTGTCGATCGTGCCGCTCATCATCGCCTTCCTCTTGCTTCAGCGCTTCTGGCGCAACGGACTCGGCACCGGTTCCGTGAAGTGAGCTCCTGCCGAGGGCGGACCCCTCGGCATCCCTGCAATACCAGTACCTGTCACCCGATCAACGATCAGATTGGAAATCCCATGCAGCACACCAAGAAGGCAGTCGTCGCCGGCGTCGCACTGCTCACTGCGTTCACCCTCGCCGGCTGCGCCGGCGGCAACGGTGGCGGCAGCGGCGACGGGGCAGCGGACCCCGCCGCGTGCGCCCCCTCCGACGGCAAGGTCACCCTCGACTTCACGTCGTGGATCCCGGGCATCGAGGACGCCGCGAAGATGTGGAACGACGAGAACCCCGACATCCAGGTCAAGGTCCAGACGGGCCCCAACGGCAACTCCGGCACGTACGCGAGCTTCTTCAGCCAGCTCGAGGCGGGTAACGCCCCCGACCTCGGCCAGATCGAGTACGACGCGCTGTCGAGCTTCCGCGTCCAGGACGGTCTCGAGGACCTGTCCGCGTGCGAGGACGTCGTCGCCGCGAAGGACGAGTTCATCCCGTGGACCTGGAACCAGGTCACCCTCGGCTCCGACGGCGTCTACGGCATCCCGCAGGACTCGGGCCCCATGGCGCTGTTCTACCGCTCCGACCTGTTCGAGCAGAACAACATCGCCGTTCCGACGACGTGGGACGAGTACAAGGAAGCCGCCAAGGAGGTCCGCAAGACCGGTGGCTACATCACCAACTTCTCGACCGCCGACATCAACCAGTTCGCCGGCCTCGTCTGGCAGACCGGTGGCGACTGGTTCGCCAACGACGGCCAGGAGTGGAAGGTCAACCTGACGGGCGACGAGTCCAAGAAGGTCGCCGACTACTGGCAGGACCTGATCGACGAGGACCTCGTCTCCACCTACCCGGCCTGGACCGAGGAGTGGAACAACGCCTACAACTCGGGCAAGGTCTGGAGCTGGAACTCGGCCGTGTGGGGCGCCAACTCCATCTCGTCCGGTGCTCCTGACACCACCGGCAAGTGGTCGGTCGCTCCCTCCCCGCAGTGGGCTGCAGGCGAGAAGGCCTCGGGCAACTGGGGCGGCTCGTCGGTCGCCGTCTTCAAGGGCACCGAGCACCCGTACGAGGCCGCGAAGTTCGCGCTGTGGCTGAACACGTCCGAAGAGGCGCTCACGGCTCTCAACAAGTCGGCGAACATCTACCCCGCCACCACCGAGGGGCTGAAGCTCCCCTCGCTGCAGGAGGGTGTGGAGTTCTACGGCGGACAGAAGATCTACGACGTCTTCGCCCAGGCTGCCTCCGAGGTCAACCCCGACTTCGTGTGGGGCCCGACCATGACGCAGACGTACGCCGACGTGTCGGACGGCTTCCAGAAGGCCGCCAGCGGCCAGGGAACGCTGCTCGAGGCGCTCGAGTCCGCGCAGACCAAGACGGTCGACGCCCTCAAGGCGCAGTCCATCCCCGTCGCCGAGTGACCACTCGCTGACACCCGTCATTCACTGACACCACGATTCACTGACACCACGCATCCGCGCCGCGGGTCGGGCCTTCGGGCTCCGATCCGCGGCGCGGTCGCGTGTGCGGTGTCACGCCTGACGTGAGGCCTGCTTGACCTTCTCGTAGGCGGCGAGCGCGTTCTGCCGCGTCGCCTTCAGGGCGACCATCGGCATGGGCGGCTGGCCGTCGGCATCCGTGTACTCCGGTGCCCACTGCCCGATGTACTCGCGGCGCTTGTCGAACTTGTCGGCCTGCAACTCGGGGTTGAAGACGCGGAAGTAGGGAGCCGCGTCTGCGCCGGAGCCCGCCACCCATTGCCAGTTGAAGGTGTTGCTCGCTCCGTCGGCATCGACCAGGCAGTCCCAGAACCATTCCTCGCCGCGGCGCCAGTCGATCATCAGGTTCTTGATGAGGAAGGATGCCGTGATCATCCGCACCCGGTTGTGCATGTACCCGGTCTCCCAGAGCTCCCGCATCCCGGCGTCGACCATCGCGTAGCCGGTCTGTCCTTTCTGCCACGCCTGCAGCGCCGTCGGCTTGAGCCGCGGCCACGGGAACGCGTCGAACTCGGGGCGGAGGTTCTTCGTCGCGAGATCCGGGAAGTGGTACAGCGTGTGCCAGGCGAATTCGCGCCACCCGATCTCGGAGAGGAATCCGGAGGCGCCCGGCGTCTCGACGGCGGCATGCCACACCGTGTGGGGGCTGAGCTCGCCCCAGCGCAGCCGCGGCGACAACAGGGAGGTCGCGCCGGCGGACGGCCGGTCGCGGGCGTCGTCGTAGTGTCCGAGGTCCTCCTCGAGGAACTCCTTCAGTCGCCGCTGCGCCGCCGGCTCGCCCGGCTCCCACGTGTCGCGGAGGCCCTGCGCCCAGTCCGGCTTCGTCGGCAGCAGCTCCCAGTCGTCGAGGTCGTCCGAGGTCGGGTACCGCGACGGCCCCGGTACCTCGCGGGGCTCGGGCAGGGGAGCGCGCGGCGCCGGCTGCCCGAGGCAGGCGCGCCAGAACGGGCTGTAGACGGAGAAGTGCTTGCCGGCTCCGGTCGCGATCGTCCACGGTTCGAAGAGGAGGGATGCCGCGAACGACGCGACCTCCACGTCACCCTCCCGCAGGTCCGACTTGAGCGCCGCGTCGATCTCCCGCTCGGGGCCGCCGTACCGGCGGTTCCAGAACACCGCGCCCGCGTCGGCATCCGCCGCCACCTCGCGGATGACGCGGTGGGCGGGGCCGCGGCGCAGGATCAGCCGCGAGCCGCGGTCGGCGAGTCGCTCGGCGAGGGAGGCGAGCGAGTGATGCAGCCACCAGCGAGCTGCGCCGCCGAGGGGACGGATGCCGTCGCTCTCTTCATCGAGCACGTACACCCCGATCACCGGCTCGCCGCGATCGAGTGCGGCGCGGAGCGCGGGATGGTCGGCGAGGCGGAGGTCGTCGCGGAACCAGACGATCGAAGGGGACGGCATCCCCTCATCCTGACCGTCGCGGCTCCGCGATTCCGCCCCTTGCAATCCGACGCCGGATCGCTCAGCGGGTCGGGTCAGACGGCCTCGACCGAGTGCCCGCGGGGGATCGCGAGGGTGAGGCCGCCGGCGACGACGCGCACCGCGATGCGCGTCGCCTCGCCGAACTCGTCGCCGTCGAGCTGCACGGGGTGCGCCTCTTCGGCGGCGAGGTCGATGCCCTTGCCGCGCGAGTAGCGGACGGAGTTGTCGGCGGTGCGCACGGCGAGGATCTTGCGGCCGGCGCGGAACTTGCGCAGCACGCTGTTGTCCCACGCGAGGCGGCGCCAGACCAGCAGCCAGCCGAGGGCCGAGCGCGGTTGCAGGATGGCGACGTCGAGTTCGCCGTCGGTGATGGATGCCTCGGGGATGAGTTCGAGCCCCGCTTGCAGCGAGCCGCAGTTGGCGAACAGGACGCTCTGCACGTCGGCGCGGTGGATGCGATGACCGGGCACCTGGTAGACGACGGGGAACGGCTTGGCCTGCGCGATCGAGC is a genomic window containing:
- a CDS encoding LacI family DNA-binding transcriptional regulator gives rise to the protein MSNDRTDVIGRRRRATVKDVATEAGVSRGTVSRVLNGQPYVSNEAREAIEAAIAKVGFVPNRAARSLVMQSSQAIGLIVHEPHSLFVEDPNIGSILLGANAALSEADYQLSFMIADTTRDIERLARYLSGGLIDGVIIVSARVGDPITRAVADLGLPAAFVGHPRDIGDAAYVAIDNRGAAREITNRLAATGRRRIGMIASALDRDSGSDRLAGFVDALGNRFDPQLVERVPLYSYSDGQEGMRALLERAPDIDGVFASSDAVAAGAMDVLQAAGRVVPEDVGIVGFDDSSWALRCDPPLSTVHQPAGELGRAAAESVLRQLRGEDPGTSGRVLECPVVWRDSA
- a CDS encoding alpha/beta hydrolase-fold protein, producing MNSHVPRRRRLAAITAAAAVATSLCIATPALAAPSAQPISPAASATTSPGTSVSLDLGGTWKFAKGDDPSYASPDFDDSSWQDITVPGDGTPFDDYDGFGWYRLTFTLPPDAAGTNLVASLGFLDDVDEAYLNGTRIGGSGTMPPAASSQWFEKRLYPVPADAPNFGGENTLAVRLYDMNGGGGWYEGPVGIYSKDAVRANVYGITGPRASAAQSAAVADVLEAQKTALAAGDVDAYLKTLDKSYFHDGRSKDRRARELRDWMKESGSLTLTDSEVEVVTGEDGALVVDTNRTITGTRDGEPYTFQPASQQFLHIDGTTLRETGNDSRFFRETVDSDLEGQPREFATYLPPSYLSEPNREYPVVYLLHGINGGSREWEPRDIDDVLDGLWKQGLAESIVIMPDGESLWYSDQPNGGTPWRSMFLTEMVPLVDKEYRTLEGRDFRALTGVSMGGFGAWSLGLSNPGMFSSIASHIGSLSYSGSALPTPLKQAGDMTAKQLKKFDLYFDACEFDEYRFDDAARSMNTILTDKGVPHTWAVYPEGRHNDACWMPHLKDSFGMHSTHFREAGLREDFVKPEISVPASTTVSFGSTFDALAGVTARDAVDGDLTAELSVRGTVDTKKLGTYTLRYVVKDAAGNRARVDRTVTVAPAALTVGTPTVSGSAKVGATLTTKPGTWTKGTAFAYQWMRDGSPIRGAVTATHRLTAADAGTRISVRVTGTQSGYTTAAKTSAATTKVAKGTLRASTPTVTGSAKVGKTLTARAGAWTEGTRLSYQWLNNGRAIAGATKASYSVARGDRGDRLSVRITGSLSGYDTVSRTSGAVRIAR
- a CDS encoding LLM class flavin-dependent oxidoreductase, with the protein product MSIATPALSVLDLVPVRTGQTSSQAIAASIALAQRADDLGYQRYWFAEHHNMPAVASTTPPVLIAATASRTRRIRVGSGGVMLPNHSPLVVAEQFAALEALAPGRIDLGIGRAPGSDPVITQLLRQSGTTSDVERFPNHVTDIRSLVSAEGATLRFTSGGTYTVTATPASTSAPEVWLLGSSDYSAQLAAGMGLPYVFANHFSGDGLERALDLYRGQFQPSETLAAPRTFVTANAVVADTDDEARAAALPQARMMARLRGGKPLTALETVEQAAAAEASDSLAAPVFDAMMSRWFVGTGPEVRTRLAEFAARHGVDEVMVSPVAGATEAEPMDAAPSRIRTLELLAA
- the pheA gene encoding prephenate dehydratase encodes the protein MTSEPPASPTRRTYSFLGPAGTFTEAALAQVPEARDQNWRPVRNVGEALADVIEGRSDAAMIAIENSVDGGVSTTQDALATVAGLRIVGEYLVPVEFVLVAKPGVRLEDVSVIAAHPVAYAQCLTWLTSALPEHSHIPATSNVAAAVGIVDGTITADAAIAPPGILSLHDLELLAEKIGDNAHAVTRFVLVSRTAPPPAPTGADKTSLIVELPEDHPGALLELLEQFATRGINLSLLASRPIGDELGRYRFVIDADGHIEDERMADALLGLRRFSPRVLYLGSYPRADRAIVRYPERYSDEVFVEARDWLRGLVSGEPEA